From Portunus trituberculatus isolate SZX2019 chromosome 50, ASM1759143v1, whole genome shotgun sequence, the proteins below share one genomic window:
- the LOC123499677 gene encoding tigger transposable element-derived protein 1-like, with amino-acid sequence MKEKGEVLDKLDAGMGPVAVGNLFNISESTVRVIRAKREEIKRFLKDARGSSVIQVAHITHPTSKLMVTTEHYLKKYIVDKNDRNVCISSGKVRQKAREIYAAVARKLNIDNPPPFSASNGWFSRFKKRHSFKRARCLGETADASTEEVESFIGVLKQMIEDGGYDLRQIFNADETGFHWKQQPKSTIIAKERKPRGHKESKQRFSVLFTVNATGDCKMKPLVLYTAARPHPYRNKDVKNLNVLK; translated from the coding sequence atgaaggaaaaaggcgaaGTGTTGGATAAGCTTGATGCTGGAATGGGACCTGTTGCCGTTGGAAACTTGTTCAACATTAGTGAGTCTACTGTTAGAGTAATAAGAGCGAAACGTGAGGAAATAAAACGTTTCCTGAAAGACGCTCGAGGGAGCTCTGTGATTCAAGTTGCTCACATCACGCATCCTACAAGCAAGTTGATGGTAACAACAGAACACTatttgaagaaatatattgttGACAAAAATGACCGAAATGTGTGCATATCTTCTGGTAAGGTAAGACAGAAGGCTAGAGAAATATATGCTGCAGTGGCACGTAAGTTAAACATTGACaatcctccacctttctctgcTAGTAATGGCTGGTTCTCAAGGTTCAAAAAAAGACACTCGTTCAAGAGGGCACGATGTCTGGGTGAAACAGCAGACGCATCTACAGAAGAGGTGGAAAGTTTCATTGGTGTCTTGAAACAGATGATTGAGGACGGCGGTTACGATCTCCGTCAAATATTCAACGCCGATGAAACTGGGTTTCACTGGaaacaacaaccaaaatcaACCATAATCGCCAAAGAAAGGAAGCCCAGAGGGCACAAGGAAAGTAAGCAACGCTTCAGTGTTCTTTTTACGGTCAATGCAACTGGAGACTGTAAAATGAAGCCACTTGTTCTGTACACCGCTGCCCGCCCTCACCCTTATCGTAACAAGGACGTGAAAAATCTGAATGTTTTGAAATAA